A part of Gallus gallus isolate bGalGal1 chromosome 30, bGalGal1.mat.broiler.GRCg7b, whole genome shotgun sequence genomic DNA contains:
- the PNPLA6 gene encoding patatin-like phospholipase domain-containing protein 6 isoform X6, with product MHPIGFLHGRNPSADMGQSALEPQEEAEDASLMATLSELFAEEQLSTSTVLWAMLSVSLLTVLFAIGIVLLVRRLRLKKVPAQETPKYRFRKRDKMLFYGRKIMRKVSQSTSSLVDTTISSTSRPRMKKKLKMLNIAKKFLRIQKELPTLQLKEPPPSVLEADLTEFDVANSHLPSEVLYMLKNVRVLGHFEKPLFLELCKHMVFQQCQQGDYVFRPGQPDTSIYVLQDGKLELLLTEPDGKETVMKEVFPGDSVHSLLSILDVITGHQRPYRTVCARAAEDSTVLRLPVEAFSAVFEKYPESLVRVVQIIMVRLQRVTFLALHNYLGLTNELFSHEMQPLRLFPQPSHATRTSPVRHGKRGLGAAEEGRERPTELSKVLDSPCPHPTAGRGSQPSVPAVEPLKAGVLDAPAPPLLSRCISMPVDISGIQKGPRSDFDMAYERGRISVSLQEDSTSPLAAFSRSISHEPKERKSVTVEEQPSGIYRYSCEDESAAVDCPFEPYQGRQTSAIFEAAKQELVKLMKVEDPSLLNNRVLLHHAKAGTVIARQGDQDVSLHFVLWGCLHVYQRMIDKAEDVCLFLTQPGEMVGQLAVLTGEPLIFTIKANRDCTFLKISKSDFYEIMREQPSVVLSVAHTVVTRMSPFVRQMDFAIDWMAVEAGRALYRQGDKSDCTYIALNGRLRSVIQKGSGKKELIGEYGRGDLIGVVEALTRQPRATTVHAVRDTELAKLPEGTLNNIKRRYPQVVTRLIHLLSQKILGNLQQLRGPFAGSGLGMASSSEPTNPTSNLSTVAVLPVCDDVPTAAFTLELKHALNAIGPTLLLTSDIIRARLGSSALDSIHEYRLSGWLAQQEDIHRIVLYQTDCTLTPWTVRCIRQADCILIVGLGDQEPALGELEQMLENTAVRALKQLVLLHREDGPSPSRTVEWLNMRSWCSGHLHIKCPRRVFSRRSPAKLREMYEKVFAKSADRHSDFSRLARVLTGNTIALVLGGGGARGCSHIGVIKAMEEAGIPIDMVGGTSIGSFIGALYAEERSAVRTKQRAREWAKCMNSVFATVLDLTYPITSMFSGSAFNASINKVFQDKQIEDLWLPYFNVTTDITASAMRVHTDGSLWRYVRASMTLSGYLPPLCDPKDGNLLMDGGYINNLPADIARNMGAKTVIAIDVGSQDETDLCNYGDSLSGWWLLWKRLNPWAEKVKVPDMAEIQSRLAYVSCVRQLEVVKSSSYCEYIRPPIDRFKTMDFGKFDEIYDVGYQHGKVVFDGWSRGDIIEKMVKDRRSADFYESKRMDVLTYPSAGFTDLAEIISRIEPAKPYPSDGYADGEHPSHTVGLGAASWPQTPCSLPSAPLEESDYLTEYEDEGPELSRGEEEAFAPTEWPGAGVTEAVSAPGHRDPPKWGDPRLGAPNGALTSHVGVHGASPVPRLWRTSEMGCPGGSPSWYPHPHVPIQVSPSQCPYTNVTIPVPLS from the exons ATGCATCCTATTGG ATTTCTGCATGGGCGAAACCCCTCGGCGGATATGGGGCAGAGCGCGTTGGAGCcgcaggaggaggcagag GACGCGTCCCTGATGGCCACGCTGTCTGAGCTCTTTGCCGAGGAGCAGCTCTCCACCAGCACG GTGCTGTGGGCAATGCTCAGCGTCAGCCTCCTCACCGTTCTCTTTGCAATTGGCATCGTGCTGCTGGTCCGGCGGCTGCGCCTTAAGA AGGTGCCTGCACAGGAGACGCCCAAATACCGCTTCCGAAAAAGGGACAAGATGCTGTTCTACGGGCGCAAGATCATGCGCAAA gTCTCCCAGTCCACCTCCTCGCTGGTGGACACCACCATTTCCAGCACCTCTCGGCCCCGCATGAAGAAGAAACTCAAAATGCTCAACATCGCCAAAAA GTTCCTGCGCATCCAGAAGGAGCTGCCCAcgctgcagctgaaggagccCCCGCCATCGGTGCTGGAAGCTGACCTGACCGAATTCGACGTGGCCAACTCCCACCTCCCCTCCGAGGTGCTCTACATGCTCAAAAACGTCCG GGTGTTGGGACACTTTGAGAAGCCGCTGTTTCTGGAGCTCTGCAAGCACATGGTtttccagcagtgccagcaagGGGATTACGTATTCCGACCCGGGCAGCCCGACACCAGCATCTACGTGCTGCAGGACGGcaagctggagctgctcctcaCCGAGCCG GATGGAAAGGAGACTGTGATGAAAGAGGTGTTTCCTGGAGACAGCGTGCACAGCCTGCTCAGCATCCTCGATGTCATCACG GGCCACCAGCGGCCATACCGTACGGTGTGTGCGCGGGCAGCAGAGGATTCAACGGTTCTCCGTTTGCCAGTTGAAGCCTTTTCAGCTGTCTTTGAGAAGTACCCCGAGAGCCTGGTGCGGGTGGTGCAG ATCATCATGGTGCGCTTGCAGCGCGTCACCTTCCTGGCACTGCACAATTACCTGGGGCTGACGAATGAGCTTTTCAGCCAC GAGATGCAGCCACTGCGGCTCTTCCCGCAGCCCAGCCATGCCACCCGCACCAGCCCTGTCCGCCATGGCAAGCGGGGGCTCGGCGCTGctgaggagggaagggagagacCAACGGAGCTGAGTAAGGTTCTGGACTCCCCCTGCCCCCACCCTACAGCAGGAAGGGGATCACAGCCATCTGTCCCTGCAGTTGAGCCGCTGAAAGCCGGAGTTCTGGATGCCCCTGCACCACCACTGCTGAGCCGCTGCATCTCCATGCCAGTGGATATCTCTG GCATCCAGAAGGGTCCCCGCTCTGACTTTGACATGGCCTACGAGCGCGGACGCATCTCAGTATCGCTGCAGGAGGACAGCACCAGCCCCCTGGCTGCCTTCTCTCGG TCCATCTCACACGAGCCCAAGGAACGTAAGTCGGTGACGGTGGAGGAGCAGCCATCGGGTATCTACAGGTACAGCTGTGAGGACGAGTCGGCCGCGGTGGACTGTCCCTTCGAGCCCTACCAGGGCCGTCAAACCAGCGCCATCTTCGAGGCTGCCAAGCAGGAGTTGGTCAAACTGATGAAGGTGGAG GACCCTTCTCTGCTCAACAACCGTGTCTTGCTTCATCACGCCAAAGCTGGGACGGTTATTGCCCGTCAAGGGGACCAG GACGTGAGCCTCCACTtcgtgctgtggggctgcctaCATGTCTACCAGAGGATGATTGACAAGGCCGAAGATGTCTGCCTCTTCCTGACACAGCCTGGTGAGATGGTGGGGCAGCTGGCCGTGCTCACTGGAGAGCCCCTCATCTTCACCATCAAGGCCAACCGAGACTGTACCTTCCTCAAGATCTCCAAGTCAGACTTCTACGA GATCATGCGGGAGCAGCCCAGCGTGGTGCTGAGCGTCGCCCACACCGTGGTCACCCGCATGTCACCCTTCGTGCGCCAAATGGACTTCGCCATCGATTGGATGGCGGTGGAAGCCGGCCGGGCGCTCTACAG GCAGGGTGACAAGTCAGACTGCACCTACATCGCGCTCAACGGGCGGCTCCGCTCCGTCATCCAGAAGGGCAGTGGCAAAAAGGAGCTCATTGGGGAGTACGGCCGCGGGGACCTGATTGGCGTG GTGGAAGCACTTACCCGGCAACCCCGTGCCACCACGGTGCACGCGGTCCGGGACACGGAGCTGGCCAAGCTTCCCGAAGGCACCTTGAACAACATCAAGCGTCGGTACCCTCAG GTTGTCACCCGTCTCATCCACCTCCTGAGCCAGAAGATCTTGGGAAACCTCCAGCAGCTCCGCGGCCCCTTCGCAG GCTCTGGTTTGGGCATGGCCTCCAGCTCGGAGCCCACCAACCCCACCAGCAACCTGTCAACGGTGGCGGTGCTGCCAGTGTGTGACGACGTGCCCACGGCTGCCTTCACCTTGGAGCTCAAGCACGCGCTGAATGCCATCG GTCCCACGCTGCTCCTCACCAGTGACATCATCCGCGCCCGACTTGGCTCCTCGGCACTGGACAG CATCCATGAGTACCGCCTGTCGGGCTGGCTGGCCCAGCAAGAAGACATCCATCGCATCGTGCTCTACCAAACCGACTGCACTCTGACGCCGTGGACCGTGCGCTGCATCCGGCAGGCGGACTGCATCCTCATTGTTGGGTTGGGTGACCAGGAGCCAGCGCTCGGAGAG CTGGAGCAGATGCTGGAGAACACGGCGGTGCGTGCACTGAAGCAGTTGGTTCTCCTGCACCGTGAGGATGGTCCCAGCCCATCGCGCACCGTTGAGTGGCTCAACATGCGGAGCTGGTGCTCGGGCCACCTGCACATCAAGTGCCCGCGCCGCGTCTTCTCCCGACGCAGCCCCGCCAAGCTG CGAGAGATGTACGAGAAGGTGTTCGCCAAGAGCGCCGATCGGCACAGCGACTTCTCCCGCTTGGCGCGGGTGCTCACCGGCAACACCATCGCCCTCGTTTTGGGTGGCGGCGGAGCCAG gGGCTGCTCCCACATCGGGGTGATCAAGGCGATGGAGGAGGCGGGGATCCCCATCGACATGGTTGGCGGCACCTCCATCGGATCCTTCATCGGCGCGCTGTACGCTGAGGAGCGCAGCGCCGTGCGCACCAAGCAGCGGGCACGCGAGTGGGCCAAG TGCATGAATTCGGTGTTTGCGACCGTCCTGGACCTCACTTACCCCATCACCTCCATGTTTTCGGGCTCAGCCTTCAACGCCAGCATCAACAAAGTTTTCCAGGACAAGCAGATCGAG GACCTTTGGCTTCCTTACTTCAACGTCACAACAGACATCACGGCCTCAGCCATGCGGGTGCACACGGATG GCTCGCTCTGGCGGTACGTGCGAGCCAGCATGACCCTATCTGGGTACCTGCCACCCCTCTGCGACCCCAAGGACGGCAACTTGCTGATGGACGGGGGTTACATCAACAACCTGCCAG CTGACATCGCCCGCAACATGGGTGCCAAGACGGTGATTGCCATCGACGTGGGCAGCCAGGACGAGACGGACCTGTGCAACTACGGGGACAGCCTGTCGGGCTGGTGGCTGCTCTGGAAGCGCCTCAACCCTTGGGCTGAAAAAGTCAAG GTGCCCGACATGGCAGAGATCCAGTCGCGGTTGGCGTATGTGTCGTGCGTGCGGCAGCTGGAGGTGGTGAAGTCCAGCTCGTACTGTGAGTACATCCGACCCCCGATCGACCGCTTCAAGACGATGGATTTCGGCAAGTTCGATGAGATCTAT GATGTGGGCTACCAGCATGGCAAGGTGGTCTTTGATGGCTGGAGTCGGGGTGACATCATTGAGAAGATGGTGAAGGACCGGCGCTCGGCTGACTTCTATGAGAGCAAACGCATGGAC GTGCTCACGTACCCCAGTGCTGGTTTCACAGACCTGGCAGAGATCATCTCCCGCATTGAGCCCGCCAAGCCCTACCCATCGGATGGATACGCGGATGGTGAGCACCCATCCCACacggtggggctgggggctgcatcCTGGCCCCAAACCCCCTGTtccctcccttctgctcccCTAGAGGAGTCTGACTACCTCACCGAGTACGAGGACGAGGGGCCGGAGCTGTCGCGGGGCGAGGAGGAGGCGTTCGCCCCAACCGAGTGGCCTGGAGCCGGCGTGACAGAGGCTGTGAGTGCCCCTGGCCACAGAGACCCTCCAAAATGGGGTGACCCCAGGCTTGGGGCTCCCAATGGTGCCCTTACCTCACATGTGGGGGTTCATGGGGCGAGTCCTGTCCCCAGGTTGTGGAGAACCTCTGAAATGGGGTGCCCTGGGGGTTCCCCATCCTGGTATCCTCATCCCCACGTCCCTATCCAagtgtccccatcccagtgTCCCTACACAAATGtcaccatcccagtgccactATCCTAG
- the PNPLA6 gene encoding patatin-like phospholipase domain-containing protein 6 isoform X9 — protein MHPIGFLHGRNPSADMGQSALEPQEEAEDASLMATLSELFAEEQLSTSTVLWAMLSVSLLTVLFAIGIVLLVRRLRLKKVPAQETPKYRFRKRDKMLFYGRKIMRKVSQSTSSLVDTTISSTSRPRMKKKLKMLNIAKKFLRIQKELPTLQLKEPPPSVLEADLTEFDVANSHLPSEVLYMLKNVRVLGHFEKPLFLELCKHMVFQQCQQGDYVFRPGQPDTSIYVLQDGKLELLLTEPDGKETVMKEVFPGDSVHSLLSILDVITGHQRPYRTVCARAAEDSTVLRLPVEAFSAVFEKYPESLVRVVQIIMVRLQRVTFLALHNYLGLTNELFSHEMQPLRLFPQPSHATRTSPVRHGKRGLGAAEEGRERPTELIEPLKAGVLDAPAPPLLSRCISMPVDISGIQKGPRSDFDMAYERGRISVSLQEDSTSPLAAFSRSISHEPKERKSVTVEEQPSGIYRYSCEDESAAVDCPFEPYQGRQTSAIFEAAKQELVKLMKVEDPSLLNNRVLLHHAKAGTVIARQGDQDVSLHFVLWGCLHVYQRMIDKAEDVCLFLTQPGEMVGQLAVLTGEPLIFTIKANRDCTFLKISKSDFYEIMREQPSVVLSVAHTVVTRMSPFVRQMDFAIDWMAVEAGRALYRQGDKSDCTYIALNGRLRSVIQKGSGKKELIGEYGRGDLIGVVEALTRQPRATTVHAVRDTELAKLPEGTLNNIKRRYPQVVTRLIHLLSQKILGNLQQLRGPFAGSGLGMASSSEPTNPTSNLSTVAVLPVCDDVPTAAFTLELKHALNAIGPTLLLTSDIIRARLGSSALDSIHEYRLSGWLAQQEDIHRIVLYQTDCTLTPWTVRCIRQADCILIVGLGDQEPALGELEQMLENTAVRALKQLVLLHREDGPSPSRTVEWLNMRSWCSGHLHIKCPRRVFSRRSPAKLREMYEKVFAKSADRHSDFSRLARVLTGNTIALVLGGGGARGCSHIGVIKAMEEAGIPIDMVGGTSIGSFIGALYAEERSAVRTKQRAREWAKCMNSVFATVLDLTYPITSMFSGSAFNASINKVFQDKQIEDLWLPYFNVTTDITASAMRVHTDGSLWRYVRASMTLSGYLPPLCDPKDGNLLMDGGYINNLPADIARNMGAKTVIAIDVGSQDETDLCNYGDSLSGWWLLWKRLNPWAEKVKVPDMAEIQSRLAYVSCVRQLEVVKSSSYCEYIRPPIDRFKTMDFGKFDEIYDVGYQHGKVVFDGWSRGDIIEKMVKDRRSADFYESKRMDVLTYPSAGFTDLAEIISRIEPAKPYPSDGYADGEHPSHTVGLGAASWPQTPCSLPSAPLEESDYLTEYEDEGPELSRGEEEAFAPTEWPGAGVTEAVSAPGHRDPPKWGDPRLGAPNGALTSHVGVHGASPVPRLWRTSEMGCPGGSPSWYPHPHVPIQVSPSQCPYTNVTIPVPLS, from the exons ATGCATCCTATTGG ATTTCTGCATGGGCGAAACCCCTCGGCGGATATGGGGCAGAGCGCGTTGGAGCcgcaggaggaggcagag GACGCGTCCCTGATGGCCACGCTGTCTGAGCTCTTTGCCGAGGAGCAGCTCTCCACCAGCACG GTGCTGTGGGCAATGCTCAGCGTCAGCCTCCTCACCGTTCTCTTTGCAATTGGCATCGTGCTGCTGGTCCGGCGGCTGCGCCTTAAGA AGGTGCCTGCACAGGAGACGCCCAAATACCGCTTCCGAAAAAGGGACAAGATGCTGTTCTACGGGCGCAAGATCATGCGCAAA gTCTCCCAGTCCACCTCCTCGCTGGTGGACACCACCATTTCCAGCACCTCTCGGCCCCGCATGAAGAAGAAACTCAAAATGCTCAACATCGCCAAAAA GTTCCTGCGCATCCAGAAGGAGCTGCCCAcgctgcagctgaaggagccCCCGCCATCGGTGCTGGAAGCTGACCTGACCGAATTCGACGTGGCCAACTCCCACCTCCCCTCCGAGGTGCTCTACATGCTCAAAAACGTCCG GGTGTTGGGACACTTTGAGAAGCCGCTGTTTCTGGAGCTCTGCAAGCACATGGTtttccagcagtgccagcaagGGGATTACGTATTCCGACCCGGGCAGCCCGACACCAGCATCTACGTGCTGCAGGACGGcaagctggagctgctcctcaCCGAGCCG GATGGAAAGGAGACTGTGATGAAAGAGGTGTTTCCTGGAGACAGCGTGCACAGCCTGCTCAGCATCCTCGATGTCATCACG GGCCACCAGCGGCCATACCGTACGGTGTGTGCGCGGGCAGCAGAGGATTCAACGGTTCTCCGTTTGCCAGTTGAAGCCTTTTCAGCTGTCTTTGAGAAGTACCCCGAGAGCCTGGTGCGGGTGGTGCAG ATCATCATGGTGCGCTTGCAGCGCGTCACCTTCCTGGCACTGCACAATTACCTGGGGCTGACGAATGAGCTTTTCAGCCAC GAGATGCAGCCACTGCGGCTCTTCCCGCAGCCCAGCCATGCCACCCGCACCAGCCCTGTCCGCCATGGCAAGCGGGGGCTCGGCGCTGctgaggagggaagggagagacCAACGGAGCTGA TTGAGCCGCTGAAAGCCGGAGTTCTGGATGCCCCTGCACCACCACTGCTGAGCCGCTGCATCTCCATGCCAGTGGATATCTCTG GCATCCAGAAGGGTCCCCGCTCTGACTTTGACATGGCCTACGAGCGCGGACGCATCTCAGTATCGCTGCAGGAGGACAGCACCAGCCCCCTGGCTGCCTTCTCTCGG TCCATCTCACACGAGCCCAAGGAACGTAAGTCGGTGACGGTGGAGGAGCAGCCATCGGGTATCTACAGGTACAGCTGTGAGGACGAGTCGGCCGCGGTGGACTGTCCCTTCGAGCCCTACCAGGGCCGTCAAACCAGCGCCATCTTCGAGGCTGCCAAGCAGGAGTTGGTCAAACTGATGAAGGTGGAG GACCCTTCTCTGCTCAACAACCGTGTCTTGCTTCATCACGCCAAAGCTGGGACGGTTATTGCCCGTCAAGGGGACCAG GACGTGAGCCTCCACTtcgtgctgtggggctgcctaCATGTCTACCAGAGGATGATTGACAAGGCCGAAGATGTCTGCCTCTTCCTGACACAGCCTGGTGAGATGGTGGGGCAGCTGGCCGTGCTCACTGGAGAGCCCCTCATCTTCACCATCAAGGCCAACCGAGACTGTACCTTCCTCAAGATCTCCAAGTCAGACTTCTACGA GATCATGCGGGAGCAGCCCAGCGTGGTGCTGAGCGTCGCCCACACCGTGGTCACCCGCATGTCACCCTTCGTGCGCCAAATGGACTTCGCCATCGATTGGATGGCGGTGGAAGCCGGCCGGGCGCTCTACAG GCAGGGTGACAAGTCAGACTGCACCTACATCGCGCTCAACGGGCGGCTCCGCTCCGTCATCCAGAAGGGCAGTGGCAAAAAGGAGCTCATTGGGGAGTACGGCCGCGGGGACCTGATTGGCGTG GTGGAAGCACTTACCCGGCAACCCCGTGCCACCACGGTGCACGCGGTCCGGGACACGGAGCTGGCCAAGCTTCCCGAAGGCACCTTGAACAACATCAAGCGTCGGTACCCTCAG GTTGTCACCCGTCTCATCCACCTCCTGAGCCAGAAGATCTTGGGAAACCTCCAGCAGCTCCGCGGCCCCTTCGCAG GCTCTGGTTTGGGCATGGCCTCCAGCTCGGAGCCCACCAACCCCACCAGCAACCTGTCAACGGTGGCGGTGCTGCCAGTGTGTGACGACGTGCCCACGGCTGCCTTCACCTTGGAGCTCAAGCACGCGCTGAATGCCATCG GTCCCACGCTGCTCCTCACCAGTGACATCATCCGCGCCCGACTTGGCTCCTCGGCACTGGACAG CATCCATGAGTACCGCCTGTCGGGCTGGCTGGCCCAGCAAGAAGACATCCATCGCATCGTGCTCTACCAAACCGACTGCACTCTGACGCCGTGGACCGTGCGCTGCATCCGGCAGGCGGACTGCATCCTCATTGTTGGGTTGGGTGACCAGGAGCCAGCGCTCGGAGAG CTGGAGCAGATGCTGGAGAACACGGCGGTGCGTGCACTGAAGCAGTTGGTTCTCCTGCACCGTGAGGATGGTCCCAGCCCATCGCGCACCGTTGAGTGGCTCAACATGCGGAGCTGGTGCTCGGGCCACCTGCACATCAAGTGCCCGCGCCGCGTCTTCTCCCGACGCAGCCCCGCCAAGCTG CGAGAGATGTACGAGAAGGTGTTCGCCAAGAGCGCCGATCGGCACAGCGACTTCTCCCGCTTGGCGCGGGTGCTCACCGGCAACACCATCGCCCTCGTTTTGGGTGGCGGCGGAGCCAG gGGCTGCTCCCACATCGGGGTGATCAAGGCGATGGAGGAGGCGGGGATCCCCATCGACATGGTTGGCGGCACCTCCATCGGATCCTTCATCGGCGCGCTGTACGCTGAGGAGCGCAGCGCCGTGCGCACCAAGCAGCGGGCACGCGAGTGGGCCAAG TGCATGAATTCGGTGTTTGCGACCGTCCTGGACCTCACTTACCCCATCACCTCCATGTTTTCGGGCTCAGCCTTCAACGCCAGCATCAACAAAGTTTTCCAGGACAAGCAGATCGAG GACCTTTGGCTTCCTTACTTCAACGTCACAACAGACATCACGGCCTCAGCCATGCGGGTGCACACGGATG GCTCGCTCTGGCGGTACGTGCGAGCCAGCATGACCCTATCTGGGTACCTGCCACCCCTCTGCGACCCCAAGGACGGCAACTTGCTGATGGACGGGGGTTACATCAACAACCTGCCAG CTGACATCGCCCGCAACATGGGTGCCAAGACGGTGATTGCCATCGACGTGGGCAGCCAGGACGAGACGGACCTGTGCAACTACGGGGACAGCCTGTCGGGCTGGTGGCTGCTCTGGAAGCGCCTCAACCCTTGGGCTGAAAAAGTCAAG GTGCCCGACATGGCAGAGATCCAGTCGCGGTTGGCGTATGTGTCGTGCGTGCGGCAGCTGGAGGTGGTGAAGTCCAGCTCGTACTGTGAGTACATCCGACCCCCGATCGACCGCTTCAAGACGATGGATTTCGGCAAGTTCGATGAGATCTAT GATGTGGGCTACCAGCATGGCAAGGTGGTCTTTGATGGCTGGAGTCGGGGTGACATCATTGAGAAGATGGTGAAGGACCGGCGCTCGGCTGACTTCTATGAGAGCAAACGCATGGAC GTGCTCACGTACCCCAGTGCTGGTTTCACAGACCTGGCAGAGATCATCTCCCGCATTGAGCCCGCCAAGCCCTACCCATCGGATGGATACGCGGATGGTGAGCACCCATCCCACacggtggggctgggggctgcatcCTGGCCCCAAACCCCCTGTtccctcccttctgctcccCTAGAGGAGTCTGACTACCTCACCGAGTACGAGGACGAGGGGCCGGAGCTGTCGCGGGGCGAGGAGGAGGCGTTCGCCCCAACCGAGTGGCCTGGAGCCGGCGTGACAGAGGCTGTGAGTGCCCCTGGCCACAGAGACCCTCCAAAATGGGGTGACCCCAGGCTTGGGGCTCCCAATGGTGCCCTTACCTCACATGTGGGGGTTCATGGGGCGAGTCCTGTCCCCAGGTTGTGGAGAACCTCTGAAATGGGGTGCCCTGGGGGTTCCCCATCCTGGTATCCTCATCCCCACGTCCCTATCCAagtgtccccatcccagtgTCCCTACACAAATGtcaccatcccagtgccactATCCTAG